A DNA window from Pungitius pungitius chromosome 1, fPunPun2.1, whole genome shotgun sequence contains the following coding sequences:
- the tm4sf21b gene encoding transmembrane 4 L6 family member 5 encodes MCTGSCSKFVAIPLCVLAPLSIICNIVLFFPGLETKYAANNSEEMPLLTEEVKYMGGLIGGGIMVLIPAIHIHLTSAKNCCANRCGMFLSIGFAAVGVLGAVYSLSVAALGLSNGPTCLWGNGENPLQWGAPFAGGNGSYLANKEMWDWCIEPKNVVEFNVGLFSTLLVAACLELILCLIQMVNGLFGCICGTCGKE; translated from the exons ATGTGCACAGGATCCTGTTCGAAGTTTGTCGCCATCCCGCTCTGCGTCCTGGCCCCCCTGTCGATCATTTGCAACATCGTGCTCTTCTTCCCTGGCCTTGAGACAAAGTATGCGGCCAACAACAGCGAAGAAATGCCGCTTCTCACCGAGGAGGTGAAATATATGGGGGGCCTGATAGGAGGAGGAATCATG GTCCTTATTCCTGCCATCCACATTCACCTGACCAGTGCTAAGAACTGCTGTGCCAACCGCTGTGGG ATGTTCCTGTCCATTGGTTTTGCAGCAGTTGGTGTGTTGGGGGCCGTGTACAGTCTGAGTGTTGCTGCCCTGGGCCTTTCTAACGGGCCAACATGCCTGTGGGGCAACGGAGAAAACCCATTACAGTGGGGAGCGCCCTTCGCTGGCGG TAATGGTAGCTACCTGGCCAACAAGGAAATGTGGGATTGGTGTATAGAGCCAAAAAATGTGGTTGAATTCAACGTGGGTCTGTTCTCCACCCTGCTGGTGGCGGCATGCTTGGAGCTCATCCTCTGTCTCATCCAGATGGTTAACGGACTGTTTGGATGTATCTGTGGCACCTGCGGCAAGGAG TAA
- the mblac1 gene encoding metallo-beta-lactamase domain-containing protein 1: MAEMMGTDSKGVSAEFKTVPFSESQLDFPGEPYSVSVLKAGYCLPQTDGTFRADGTITLITGPRTILVDTGGPWDRSFLLTTLKKRGLEPRDIDVVVGTHGHSDHIGNLSLFPTAVMMVGYDVSEGDTYRPNRLAEGLAHSIDEHVSVVPSPGHTGQDVSVQVTGTSVGTVLVAGDLFECCTDEDSWRQLSMDTAVQQVSRQQALRIADVIIPGHGLPFRVLKN, from the exons ATGGCCGAAATGATGGGTACAGACAGTAAAGGGGTCAGTGCTGAGTTTAAAACAGTCCCTTTCTCAGAGTCCCAGTTGGACTTTCCCGGTGAGCCGTACTCTGTGTCCGTCCTCAAAGCCGGATACTGTCTCCCTCAGACCGACGGGACGTTTCGAGCTGACGGGACCATCACCCTCATCACAGGACCCAGGACCATCCTGGTGGACACGGGCGGACCGTGGGACCGGAGCTTCCTCCTAACGACGCTGAAGAAAAGGGGTCTGGAACCGAGGGACATCGACGTGGTAGTGGGGACTCACGGACACTCGGACCACATCGGGAATCTGAGTCTTTTCCCCACAGCGGTGATGATGGTGGGGTATGACGTCAGCGAAGGGGACACGTACCGGCCCAACAGGCTGGCAGAGGGGCTCGCGCACTCCATTGACGAGCAT GTGTCCGTCGTTCCCAGTCCAGGTCACACAGGACAAGACGTCAGCGTCCAAGTGACGGGAACCTCAGTGGGCACGGTGCTTGTTGCTGGGGACTTGTTTGAGTGCTGCACAGACGAGGACAGCTGGCGGCAGCTGAGCATGGACACTGCAGTGCAGCAGGTCAGCCGGCAGCAGGCGCTGCGCATCGCTGATGTCATCATTCCAGGACATGGACTCCCTTTCCGAGTGCTCAAGAACTGA
- the mpdu1b gene encoding mannose-P-dolichol utilization defect 1b encodes MAEEAVLIEGSSFMDPFKGLLLTYFMPESCYDEFFLNFNFLDVPCLKILLSKGLGIGIILGSVMVKLPQILKLTGAKSAEGLSFHTVLLELLAITGTMAYSIANKFPFSAWGEALFLMLQTVAIGFLIQHYGGRTSRGLLFLAVYFVLLLLLLSPVTPMSVVTSLQASNMPAIIVGRLIQAASNFRNGHTGQLSAVSVFLLFAGSLARIFTSLQETGDSLMALTYVISSACNGIIALQVLFYWNCSPEPKKKRE; translated from the exons ATGGCGGAAGAAGCTGTTTTGATTGAAGGGTCATCCTTTATGGACCCATTCAAAGGGCTTTTGTTGACATATTTTATGCCCGAATCATGCTACGACGAGTTCTTTCTCAACTTCAACTTCCTGGACG tACCATGTCTGAAGATTTTACTCAGCAAAGGCCTGGGGATCGGCATCATCCTGGGATCAGTAATGG TGAAACTGCCTCAGATCTTAAAGCTGACGGGAGCAAAGAGCGCCGAGGGGCTGAGCTTCCACActgtgctgctggagctgctggccaTCACAGGAACCATGGCCTACAGTATCGCCAACAAGTTCCCTTTCAG TGCCTGGGGGGAGGCTCTGTTCCTCATGCTGCAGACAGTCGCCATTGGCTTCCTCATTCAGCACTATGGAGGAAGAACCAGCAGAG GTCTCCTGTTCCTGGCTGTGTATTttgtcctgctgctcctcttgctGTCTCCTGTCACTCCCATGTCAGTGGTTACCTCATTACAGGCCTCTAACATGCCAGCCATCATCGTCGGCAGG CTGATCCAGGCGGCCTCTAACTTCCGTAATGGGCACACTGGCCAGCTGTCCGCCGTCTCGGTCTTCCTGCTGTTTGCTGGATCTCTCGCTCGCATCTTCACCTCACTACAG GAAACTGGAGACTCTCTGATGGCCCTCACCTACGTCATCTCCTCCGCCTGTAACGGCATCATCGCCCTGCAAGTTCTCTTCTACTGGAACTGCTCCCCAGAacccaaaaagaaaagggagtAG